The sequence CCTCGCTGGGCGCGCTGATCGAGGACGAGAACCGTCGCTCGGTCGAGGCCGGCGCCGCCGCCGCGTCCACCTACAACGCCTCCGCCACCCTGACCTCGATCGCCCTGCTGGTCGGCATCGCCTGCGGCCTGGTGCTGGCATGGCTGTTCGCCCGCTCGCTGGTGCGCAACATGCAGGGCGCGGTGACCACCGCCAACGAGATCGCCAGTGGCAAGCTCGACGGCCGCATCGATGCCTCGCGCAAGGATGAGGTCGGCGACCTGATGCGCGCCATGCAGCGCATGCAGCACGACCTGCGCGAACGCATCGAGGCCGACGCCCGCGTCGCCGCCGAGAACCTGCGTATCCGCACCGCGCTGGACTGCTCCACCACCGGCGTCTACATCACCGATCCGGAACTGAAGATCGTCTACGCCAACCCGGCACTGGAAGGCCTGCTGCGCTCCCATGCCGAGGATGTCGTGGTCGCCCTACCGCAGTTCGACCCGGCCGAGCCGCTGGTCGGCAAGTCCGTGTCCTACCTGGAACACAACGGCACCGTGGACCAGGACACCGCGTCCAAGCTGGCACGCGATGGCGTGGTCCGCCGCCCGATGCAGTACGGCGATGCGATCTTCGCGCAGATCATCAGCACCATCCGCGACGCCGATGGCGAGCCGGTCGGCAACGTCGTCGAGTGGCGTGACCGCACCGCGGAAGTCCAGGTCGAGCAGGAAGTGGCGCATGTGATCCGCGCCGCCGCGGCCGGCGACCTCTCCGAGCGTGTCGAAGCCGAAGGCAAGGAAGGCTTCTTCCTGCAGCTGGCCCAGCAGATCAACAGCCTGCTGGACGCCAACACCAACAGCATCGAGCAGATCTCCAACCTGCTGTCGGCGCTGTCGCATGGCGACCTGACCGTGCGCATGCACGGCGACTTCCAGGGCGTGTTTGCCCGGATGCGCGACGACGCCAATGCCACGGCCGAACAGCTGACCGGCATCGTCAGCCGCATCAAGCAGTCGTCGGTGGCCATCAACGCCGCCGCCACCGAGATCGCCAGCGGCAACGCCGACCTGTCGCGTCGTACCGAGCAGCAGGCCGCCAACCTGGAAGAGACCGCCGCCTCGATGGAGGAACTGACCTCCACCGTGCGCCAGAACGCCGAATCGGCCCGCCAGGCCAACCAGCTGGCCATCGGTGCCGCCTCGGTCGCCTCGCAGGGCGGCGAAGTGGTTGGCCAGGTGGTGACCACGATGAGCGCGATCGAGCAGTCCTCCAAGAAGATCGCCGACATCATCTCGGTCATCGACGGCATCGCCTTCCAGACCAACATCCTGGCGCTCAACGCCGCGGTGGAAGCCGCCCGTGCCGGTGAACAGGGTCGCGGCTTTGCGGTCGTGGCCTCGGAAGTGCGCACCCTGGCCCAGCGTTCGGCCGGTGCCGCCAAGGAGATCAAGGGCCTGATCGACGATTCGGTGGACAAGGTGTCCACCGGCTCCACCCTGGTCCGCAAGGCCGGCACCACCATGGGCGAGATCGTGACCAGCGTGCAGCGCGTGACCGACATCATGGCCGAGATCTCCGCGGCGTCGCAGGAGCAGTCCAGCGGCATCGAGCAGGTCAACCAGACCGTCACCCAGATGGACGAAACCACCCAGCAGAACGCCGCGCTGGTGGAGGAAGCCACCGCTGCCGCCCGGTCGATGGAAGAACAGGCCATCCATCTCGCCAACGAGGTGGCGGTGTTCAAGCTGGACGAGAAGTTCGTGGCCGATGCCAGTCCTGCTCCGCGTGCCGCCGCTCCCGTCGCCCCGCGTCCCGTGGCCGCACCAGCCGCCCCTGCCCCGCGCAAGGCAGCCCGCGTAGCCGCGGTGGAAACCACCGACTCGGACTGGCAGGAGTTCTGATCCCGCCTTGCCGCTGATGAAAACCAGAGGCCCCGATGCAGTGCATCGGGGCCTTTTCCTTGCGCAGTGCAAGGAGCGTGTCGCGACGGGCCCGCTCCACTCGTGCTCTGGTCGATGTGTGATGCCGCCACGCGGTTCTGCGAGTTGGATTTCCGGTGTCGGTCAATGCCGTGCCGCAGCCGCCGATAAAGCAAAGCGGGTCGTTCGGGAACCAGACCCGCCCGGTTCCTGCAAGTCGCTACACGTTGCCACGCACGATTCCCGCCGTTGGATGTCCCGACGGTGTGGCCCAGGCCGCGGCCCACCCTGCTCCCCGCCAAAGCCTGGCCGGCCAAACCGACCCAGTTACCCGGCTGAAACGAGGAATCCAGACTGGCAGGAGTTCTGAGCTGCCGGTGATCCGTGCAGTGCCGGAAACCCGTGGATCGCGCCGGGGCAGCCGGTGTCCGGCACTGCAAGGGATGTGCCGATTCCTCCCTGGTCCGCCCGGTCCATTGGTCAATGTGTGACGGCCGCACGGCGTTTTCCGATAGCCGCTGCAAAGCCCCTCAACCTCGGCCGATAGCCGCCGATAGATAGACGAGTCCTTCAGGGCCCGGTCGGTTTTCCGTGCCCTGCAGCCTGTCATCGCATTGCCCTGCACGAGTACCTGATGAAAGTCTTCCAGTTCTGGTCCAGCTACATTTCCAACATCTCGGTCCGCCGCAAGTTCAACCTGCTGACCGGCCTGATCGCAGTTGGCGTGATCCTGCTGTCGGTGTGCGCCGCACGCATGCAATACCTGGACCTGCGCAATACCCAGCAGCAGGCATTGAAGGTGCAGGTCGAACTGACCTACGGCGTCCTGGACCACTACAGGACGCTGATCGAGACCGGCGAGCTTCCGGAGGAAACCGCCAAGGAAGCCGCGCTGGCGGCGCTTGAGAAGATGCGCGCCGATGGCGACGTCTACTACTACACGGTCTACGACACCGACCACAACATGCTGATGCACCCGTTCCGCAAGGACCTGCTGCACACCAACGTGAAGGACTACCGCACCGAGGACGGGGTGCAGGTGTACGTGGAACAGGTGGAGGCCGCGCTTGCCGGCGGCGGCTTCGTCTCCTTCCTGTGGGCCAAGCCCGGGGGCGAAGGCTCGGTCGAGAAGGCCACCTACGCCGGGCTCTACAAGCCGTTCAACTGGGTCATCACCACCGGCGTCTACATGGACGACATCCAGCACCAGGCCATGGCCTTCACCATGGTGATGACCTTCGCCGGCGGCCTGGTGGTGCTGGTGGTGTTCGGCCTGAGCTGGGTGATCGGCAACCGCATCGCGATCCCGATGCGCCGTGCCACCTCCGTGGCTGATGCCATCGCCAGCGGCCGCCTGGACAACGTCATCGGCAAGCAGCCGCGTGACGAGGCCGGCCAGTTGCTGGAAAGCATGCACCGCATGCAGGACCAGCTGCAGTCGGTGATCGCTGCCCAGGGCGAGATGGCCAGCCGCCACGATGCCGGCGAGCTGAGCTTCCGCATGGACGACAGCCGCTTCCCCGGCGACTACGGCCGCATGGTCCGCGACAGCAACGAACTGGTCGCTGCCCACGTGCAGGTACAGAACCGCCTGATCGAGGTCATGAAGCACTACGCCGCCGGCGACCTGTCGGTGGACATGGACCGCCTGCCCGGCGAGAAGGCCGCCATCACCGAGGCGATGGACGCCACCAAGGCCAACCTGTCGGCGATCAATGCCGAGATCCGCCACCTGGCCACGGCCGCCGCGGCCGGTGATTTCAGCCAGCGCGGCGACGAGGCCCGCTTCCAGCATGACTTCCGCGCGATGGTCGCTGGCCTGAACCAGCTGATGGAAACCACCGACGGCAACCTGGGCCAGCTGTCCTCGCTGCTGCAGGCCATCGCCCGCGGCGACCTGACCGTGCGCATGGATGGCGACTTCCGCGGCGTGTTTGCCCGCATGCGTGATGACGCCAATGCCACCGTCGCCCAGCTGACCACCATCATCAGCCGCATCCAGACCGCTGCCGACAGCATCAGCCTGGCCGCCGGCGAGATCGCCTCGGGCAACAGCGACCTCTCGCGTCGCACCGAGCAGCAGGCCGCCAACCTGGAAGAAACCGCCGCCTCGATGGAGGAGCTGACCTCCACCGTGCGCCAGAACGCCGAGCACGCCCGCCAGGCCAACCAGCTGGCGATCGGTGCGCACAGCGTCGCCTCGCAGGGTGGCCAGGTCGTGGGCCAGGTCGTGACCACGATGTCGGCCATCGAGGCCTCGTCGAAGAAGATCGCCGACATCATCTCGGTCATCGATGGCATCGCCTTCCAGACCAACATCCTGGCGCTCAACGCCGCGGTGGAAGCCGCCCGTGCCGGTGAGCAGGGCCGCGGCTTCGCCGTGGTGGCCTCGGAAGTGCGCACCCTGGCCCAGCGTTCGGCCGGTGCCGCCAAGGAGATCAAGACCCTGATCGACGACTCGGTCGAGAAGGTGTCCGAGGGCTCGGCGCTGGTCAACCAGGCCGGCAGCACCATGGGCGAGATCGTGACCTCGGTACAGCGGGTGACCGACATCATGGCCGAGATCTCCGCCGCCTCGCAGGAGCAGTCGGCCGGCATCGAGCAGGTCAACCAGACCGTGACCCAGATGGACGAAACCACCCAGCAGAACGCCGCGCTGGTGGAGGAAGCCACCGCCGCCGCGCGCTCGATGGAGGAACAGGCCACCCAGCTGACCGAAGCCGTCGCCGTGTTCCGTATCGCCTCCACCGCGGCCGAGCCGGCACCGCGCCGTCAGCCTGAAGCCGCGTACTGATCCACCGGAACCGACTGCAATGACCGTCTCCTCCCCCAGCACCACCACCGGTCGCGATTTCGAGTTCAGCGACCGCGATTTCCGTCGCGTCTGCGAACTGATCCACCAGCGTGCCGGCATCGCCCTGGCCCCCGCCAAGCGCGACATGGTCTATGGCCGCCTGTCGCGCCGCCTGCGGGCGCTGGGCCTGCGCTCATTCCAGGAATACCTGGACCGGCTGGAGAAGGATGGCGGTGACGAATGGCAGGCGTTCACCAACGCACTGACCACCAACCTGACCTCGTTCTTCCGCGAGCCGCACCACTTCGACAAGCTGCGCGAGGAACTGCTGCAGCGCACCCACCGCGCGCCGCTGCAGATCTGGTCGTGCGCCGCCTCCACCGGCGAGGAGCCCTACTCGCTGGCGATCACCGCCTGCGAGGCTTTCGGCACCCTGACCCCGCCGGTGCGCATCCTCGCCACCGACGTGGATACCCAGGTGCTGTCGGTCGGTGCGCAGGGCGTGTACTCGGTCGAGCGCATCGCCAACCTGGACCCGGCACTGAAGCGCCGCTATTTCCAGCGCGGCACCGGCCCCAACGAGGGCAAGTGCCGGGTGATCCCTGCCCTTCGCCAGCTGATCGAGTTCCGCCAGCTCAACCTGCTGTCGCCGCGCTATGACGTGGGCGGTCCTTACGACGCGCTGTTCTGCCGCAACGTGATGATCTATTTCGACAAGCCGACCCAGCGCGCCATCCTGTCGCGCCTGGTCGAGCACATGGGTGACGACGGCCTGCTCTACACCGGGCACTCGGAGAACTACCTGCACGCGGCCGACCTGATCCAGCCCTGCGGTCGCACCCTGTACCGCCGTGCGCAGAGGACCGGTGCATGAGCCTGCCTGCCACCGCCCCCACCGATGACGTGATGCGTTATCGCGACAGCCGCTTCCAGACCACGGCGGCCAAGCTCCTGCCGACCCAGTACCTGGTGGTGGATGACAACACCGCGCTGACCACGACCCTGGGCTCGTGCGTGGCCGCGTGCCTGCGCGACCCGGTGCTGAAGATCGGCGGCATGAACCACTTCCTGCTGCCCGAGGGCAACGCCGGCGACGGCGCCCCGGCCCGCTACGGCAGTTATGCGATGGAACTGCTGATCAACGACATGCTCAAGCGCGGCGCCCACCGCAAGCGCCTGGAAGCCAAGGTCTTCGGTGGCGCCAACGTGCTCAAGGGCTTCACCAGCAACCCGGTCGGCACCCGCAACGCCGAGTTCGTGCGCCAGTACCTGCAGGCCGAGCACATCCCGATCGTGGCCGAGGACCTGTGCGGCATCCATCCGCGCAAGATCTGGTTCTTCGCCGACACCGGCCGCGTGGTCGTGCAGCGCCTGCCGCACGCGCACGAGGCCGAAGTGGCCGCTGCAGAATCGGCCGTGCGTGCCCGCCTGTCCCAGGCCCCGGTCACCGGTGGCGTGGAGCTGTTCGAATGAGCGCCGCCGACAGCCCCTGCCGCGTCCTGATCGTCGACGACTCGGCCGTCGTGCGCCAGGTCCTGACCGAGATCCTGTCGCAGGATCCGGGTATCGAGGTCATCGGCTCGGCCGCCGATCCGATCCTGGCGCGCGAGAAGATCAAGCGCCTGAATCCGGACGTGATCACGCTGGACGTGGAAATGCCGCGCATGGACGGCCTGGCCTTCCTCGAGAACCTGATGCGATTGCATCCGATTCCCGTGGTGATGGTGTCCTCGCTGACCGAGCGCGGCGCCGACACCACGCTGCAGGCACTGTCGCTGGGCGCGGTGGACTTCGTCGCCAAGCCCAAGCTCGACGTTGCCCGCGGCCTGCAGGACTACGCCCGGGAAATCACCTCCAAGGTGAAGATGGCCGCCCGTTCGCGGGTGCGTCCGCTGGGCCGTCCGCCGACGGTCAAGCACGTGCTCGGACCGCGGCAGGCACCGGCGCGTGCCAGCACCTTTCGCACCACCGACCGCCTGATCGCCATCGGCGCCTCGGCCGGCGGTACCGAGGCCCTGCGTGTGGTGCTCGAAGGCATGCCGGCCGATGCACCGGCGATCGTCATGACCCAGCACCTGCCGGCCAGCTTCAGCAGTGCCTTCGCCGAGCGCCTGGACCGCCATTCGGCGATGTCCGTGCGCGAGGCCACTGATGGCGAAGCCGTCCTGCCGGGCCATGCCTACCTGCCGCCGGGCGGCAAGCACCTGCGCATCATCCGCGACGGCGCCCGCTGGCGCTGCCGCATCGACGACGGTCCGCCGGTCAACCTGCACAAGCCGGCAGTGGACGTGTTGTTCCGTTCCGTGGCCATCAGTGCCGGACCGAACGCAGTCGGCGCCATCCTCACCGGGATGGGCGACGACGGTGCGCGCGGCCTGCTGGAAATGCTTCAGGCCGGCGCGCCAACCCTGGTACAGGACGAAGCAACCAGTGTGGTCTGGGGCATGCCCGGGGCCGCTTACAAACTTGGGGCGGCACAGGAAGTACTGCCGCTGGACCGTATCGCCGCGAGGCTGCTCGCGCTTTCGCAACAGGCCCGGTAATCGATGACGACAGCCCTCTCCGCGCTCGGCGCGCTCACTCCCCTGCGTGACCTGTCCACGCTGGCCAATGGCCAGACCGGCAGCAAGCCCGGCAACTGCCTGATGTCCAGGGTTGGCGCCTGTTTCGCCGGCGTGGGCGTGATGGTCATCGATGACCATGGCCAGCTGCTGTACTGCTCGCCGGAGTGCGAACTGGTCTGCGGTTTGGCGGCGGAGAAGCTGAAGGGCCGCGTGCTGGAGTCAGTGTTCACCAGCACCAGCGGCGAAGTGCCGAACCTGCAGCCGCCCAGGGGCCAGAACGTCAAGGACCTGCTGCTCAAGGGCGTCTTCGCGCTGGCCGGCGATGCGCGCCAGGTCTCGATGACCCTGTCGCCGGTACGCCACGGCCGGCGCTGGCTGTACGTGGCCTGCGTCCGCGACGCCAACCCGGCGGCCAACGAACAGCCCCAACTGCAGCAGCTTTCGCAGGCGCTGGACCGCAGCCAGAACGCGATCATCATCTGTGACCGCGAGTCGCGCATCCAGTACGTCAATGCCGGCTTCACCGAGATGTTCGGCCATGCCGCAAAGGACGCGGCGGGCGTGACCCTGGGCGAACTGATCGGCGGCGAACACACCGATCTGCAGCAGCTGGCCCACTGCAGCGATTCACGTCGCTCCTCGCGCCCGCACCAAGCCGACCTGCTGCTGTACCGCGATGACGGCACGCCGCTGTGGGTATGCAGCTCGTCCACCCCGCTGCCTGACAGCGAAGGCCAGCTCAACCGCTTTGTCACCATCCTCAATGACATCACCGAGGCCAAGACCCGCGAGCTGCTGCACGACCGGATCCTCGACGCGCTGGTACGCGAGCAGCCGCTGCACGATTCGATGACCCAGATCTGCCGCGAGGTCGAACGCGTGGCCCCGGACCTGATCGCCTCGGTCGTGGCGGTGGACCCGGAGCACCGGCTGCGTCCGCTGGCCGGGCCGAGCATGCCGCAGGCGTTCTCCGAGTACATCGACGGCGTGCCGATCGGTCCGGCCGTGGGCTCCTGCGGCACGGCGGCCTGGCGCGGTCGGCCGGTGGTGGTGGCCGACATCGCCACCGACCCGCTGTACGCTCCCTATGCCGAGGCCGCGCTTTCCTGTGGCCTGCGTGCCTGCTGGTCCAACCCGATCAAGTCCAGTTCCAACCAGGTCATGGGCACCCTGGCCTTCTACTACCGCGAACCGCGCGAGCCCGCGCCATGGCACGTCAAGCTCGCCGAACTGTGCGTGCACCTGTGCGCACTGGCGATGGAACGCGAGCAGACCAAGGCCCGGGTCCACCAGCTGGCGTTCTACGACGTGCTGACCGGCCTGCCCAACCGGATGATGTTCAATGCACGCGCCGAGCAGGCCTTGGCCACCGCCGAGCACAACGGCGAGCCGGTGGCGATCCTGTTCGTCGACATCGACCGCTTCAAGCGCATCAACGAAACCCAGGGACACTCGGCCGGCGACGGCCTGCTGCGTGACATCGCGCGCCGGCTCGGCGAATGCGCCGGCTCCGGCGCACTGGTCGGCCGCCAGGCCGGCGACGAGTTCGTGATGCTTGTACCGCAGTGCGGTGCCGAGCACGCCGCCGGCCTGTCCGAACGCCTGCTGGCGTCGCTGGGCGAGGCGCTGGTCGTGGGCAACGTCACCGTGCACACCAGCGCCAGCATCGGCGTGGCGATGTTCCCCGACGACGGCCGCGACATCGATACCCTGCTGCGTCACGCCGACCTGGCGATGATCCAGGCCAAGGACGAAGGCGGCGGCAGCGTGCGCTTCTTCAGCCTGGAGATGAACCGCCTGGCGCAGGAACGCATCGCCATGGAAACCGCGCTGCGCGAAGCCCTGCGCCGCGACCAGCTGCAGCTGCACTACCAGCCGCAGCTGGCCAGCGTCGACCACCGCCTGTACGGTGTGGAGGCATTGCTGCGCTGGGAGCACCCGACGATGGGGCCGGTCTCGCCCGCCCGCTTCGTGCCGATGGCCGAGGAATGCGGCCTGATCGACGAGATAAGCGACTGGGTGCTGCGCCGTGCCTGCCAGCAGATGGCCGACTGGCGTGCGCGCGGGATCATGGTGCCGCGGGTGGCGGTCAACCTGTCCGCCGGGTACTTCGAGAACCCGACCCTGCCGCTGGAACTGCAGCAACTGCTGGATGCCAACGGCCTGAAGCCGCACGACCTTGTGCTGGAGATCACCGAGAGCGTGATGCTCTCGCCGCAGGCGCGCGTGCTGCAGAACCTGGATGCGGTCCAGCAGATGGGGATTGGCCTGTCGCTGGACGACTTCGGCACCGGCTACTCGAGTCTTTCCCACCTCCACCGCCTGCCGATTGATGAGCTGAAGCTGGACATGAGCTTCGTGCGCGACATCGAGCACAGCGACACCGCCCGCACCCTGATCACCTCGGTCCTGCGCATCGGCGAGAACCTGCGCAAGCACGTGGTCGCCGAAGGCGTGGAAACCGAGGCGCAGCACCGCTTCCTCGCCGAACAGGGCTGCGAGGTCCTGCAGGGCTACCTGTTCTCCAAGCCCCTGCCCGCGATCAGGCTGGAGGAATGGCTCAAGCTCGGCCGGGACTGACCCACTCACGGTTCACGCCAAAAGGCCGGTGCCGTGCATCGGCCTTTTTTTTGGATTCCATTAGTGGTGGAGACCCCGGACGCGCATAGCGAAAATCCTGCGCGGCGCCCAAAAGAAAACGCCCGGCAATGCCGGGCGTTTTCCGTTTGCTTCACCTGTGTGATCAGGCAGCGACCGTGGCGGCCACTTCCTGGTACTCGGCGATCTGGTCGAAGTTCATGTAGCGGTAGATCTTGTCGCCGTTGGCGTTGATCACACCGATGTCGGCCATGTACTCCTCCTTGGTCGGGATACGACCCAGGCGTGCACAGATCGCGGCCAGCTCGGCCGAACCCAGGTACACGTTGGTGTTGCGGCCCAGGCGGTTGGGGAAGTTGCGGGTCGAGGTCGACATCGCGGTGGAGCCTTCGCGGATCTGCGCCTGGTTGCCCATGCACAGCGAGCAGCCCGGCATTTCCATGCGCGCACCGGCACCACCCAGCGTCGAGTAGTGGCCTTCCTTGGTCAGCTCGGAGGCGTCCATCTTGGTCGGCGGGGCCACCCACAGACGGGTAGGGATGTCGCGCTTGCCTTCCAGCAGCTTGGCGGCGGCACGGAAGTGGCCGATGTTGGTCATGCACGAACCGATGAACACTTCATCGATCTGGGCACCGGCCACGTCGGACAGGGTCTTCACGTCGTCCGGATCGTTCGGGCAGGCCACGATCGGCTCGTGGATGTCGGCCAGGTCGATCTCGATGACGGCGGCGTATTCGGCGTCGGCATCGGGCTCGAGCAACTGCGGGTTGGCCAGCCACTCTTCCATCTTGGCGATACGGCGGGCCAGGGTGCGGGCATCCTGGTAACCCTCGGCGATCATCCACTTGAGCAGCGTGATGTTGCTGGTCAGGTACTCAATGATCGGCTCCTTGTTCAGGCGCACGGTGCAACCGGCAGCCGAACGCTCGGCCGAGGCGTCGGACAGCTCGAATGCCTGTTCGACCTTCAGGTTCGGCAGGCCTTCGATTTCGAGGATGCGACCGGAGAAGATGTTCTTCTTGCCGGCCTTGGCCACGGTCAGCAGGCCCGACTTGATGGCGTACAACGGGATGGCGTTGACCAGGTCACGCAGGGTGACGCCCGGCTGCATTTCGCCCTTGAAGCGCACCAGCACAGATTCGGGCATGTCCAGCGGCATGACGCCGGTGGCAGCGGCGAAGGCGACCAGGCCCGAACCGGCCGGGAAGGAGATGCCCACCGGGAAACGGGTGTGCGAGTCGCCGCCGGTACCGACGGTGTCGGGCAGCAGCATGCGGTTGAGCCAGGAGTGGATCACGCCGTCGCCCGGACGCAGGGACACGCCGCCGCGGGTGGAGATGAACTCCGGCAGGGTGTGGTGGGTCTTGACGTCCACCGGCTTCGGGTAGGCGGCGGTGTGGCAGAAGGACTGCATCACCAGGTCAGCCGAGAAGCCCAGGCAGGCCAGGTCCTTCAGCTCGTCACGGGTCATCGGGCCGGTGGTGTCCTGCGAGCCGACCGAGGTCATCTTCGGTTCGCAGTAGGTGCCCGGGCGCATGCCCTTGCCTTCCGGCAGGCCACAGGCCCGGCCGACCATCTTCTGCGCCAGCGAGAAGCCACGGCCGTTGTCGGCCGGCTGCACCGGCAGGCGGAACAGGTCGGTGGCCGGCAGGCCCAGCGCCTCGCGGGCCTTGGCGGTCAGGCCGCGGCCGACGATCAGCGGGATGCGGCCACCGGCGCGCACTTCATCAAACAACACATCGGACTTGACCTTGAATTCGGCAATCACTTCACCGTTCTTCAGGGCCTTGCCTTCGTACGGGCGCAGCTCGACCACGTCGCCGTGGTTCATCTGCGACACGTCCAGCTCGATCGGCAGGGCGCCGGCATCTTCCATGGTGTTGTAGAAGATCGGAGCGATCTTGCCCCCCAGGCAGACGCCACCGGCGCGCTTGTTCGGGATGTACGGGATGTCATCGCCGGTCCACCACAGCACCGAGTTGGTGGCCGACTTGCGCGAGGAACCCGTACCGACCACGTCGCCGACGTAGGCGACCAGGTTGCCCTTTTCCTTCAGGCCCAGGATTTCCTGGATCGGGCCGCGCTTGCCGTCTTCTTCCGGCACGAACGGGGCATCGGGACGCTTGTTCTTCAGCATCGCCAGCGCGTGCATCGGGATGTCCGGGCGGGTGGTGGCGTCCGGGGCCGGCGACAGGTCGTCGGTGTTGGTCTCGCCCGGCACCTTGAACACGGTCACGGTCAGGCTGGCCGGCACTTCCGGGTTGGAGGTGAACCACTCGGCGTCGGCCCAGCTCTGCAGCACGGCACGGGCGTTGGCGTTGCCGGCCTTGGCCTTCTCCTCGACGTCGTGGAAGGCGTCGAACACCAGCAGGGTCTTCTTCAGGCCGTCAGCGGCGATCGCGCCGACGCTGGCATCGTCCAGCAGCTGGATCAGCGGGGCCACGTTGTAGCCGCCCAGCATGGTGCCCAGCAGCTCGGTGGCGCGCTCGCGCGAAATCAGCGCGTTCTTCTCGCTGCCAAAGGCGATGGCGGCCAGGTAGGAGGCCTTGACCTTGGCGGCGTCGTCCACGCCAGCCGGGACGCGGTGGGTGATCAGGTCGAGCAGGAACTCGGCCTCGCCTGCCGGCGGGTTCTTCAGCAGCTCGATGACGTCGGCGGTCTGCTGGGCAGACAGCGGCAGCGGCGGGATGCCAAGCGCGGCGCGCTCGGCGACGTGGTGGCGGTAGGCTTCCAACATGGACAACTCCCGGAGGGTACGGATAGGTAAGAAAGGGGTTGGGCTCAGGCTTGCGGCACGATCAGCTTCAGGCCCTTGAAGTAGTCGCGATAAAAGGTGTCGTTCCAGGTGATAAGACCGTCGCACTGGAGCATGGCGTGGGCGCCGACCATGAAATCGTCGATCCTGCGCGTGTCACCGGCATTGCGCTGGCGGTGGCGACGGTGCATCTCGCCGGCCCGCAGCGCGGATTTGGCTTCCAGCGGGCTGAAATGGATGCCCATTTCCTCCAGCGCCTCCTGCACCTCGGCGCCGCCGCGCAGGCTGGCGCAGATCTCGGCCAGGGTGGTGCCACAGACGACCACGCGGCCACTGACCAGGGCCTGGCGCAGGCAGGCTTCCACAGCGTCGGCACGTGGGCCGTCGCTGAGCAGTTCGATCAGGACCGGGGAATCGACAGCGATCACCCGTGGCTGTCCTCGTCACGCACGGTGCGCACGGCCTCTTCGGCCGACTCGAACCCGTCCAATGCGAACTTGCCGCGGGCCCGGGAA is a genomic window of Stenotrophomonas sp. Marseille-Q4652 containing:
- the acnB gene encoding bifunctional aconitate hydratase 2/2-methylisocitrate dehydratase, with amino-acid sequence MLEAYRHHVAERAALGIPPLPLSAQQTADVIELLKNPPAGEAEFLLDLITHRVPAGVDDAAKVKASYLAAIAFGSEKNALISRERATELLGTMLGGYNVAPLIQLLDDASVGAIAADGLKKTLLVFDAFHDVEEKAKAGNANARAVLQSWADAEWFTSNPEVPASLTVTVFKVPGETNTDDLSPAPDATTRPDIPMHALAMLKNKRPDAPFVPEEDGKRGPIQEILGLKEKGNLVAYVGDVVGTGSSRKSATNSVLWWTGDDIPYIPNKRAGGVCLGGKIAPIFYNTMEDAGALPIELDVSQMNHGDVVELRPYEGKALKNGEVIAEFKVKSDVLFDEVRAGGRIPLIVGRGLTAKAREALGLPATDLFRLPVQPADNGRGFSLAQKMVGRACGLPEGKGMRPGTYCEPKMTSVGSQDTTGPMTRDELKDLACLGFSADLVMQSFCHTAAYPKPVDVKTHHTLPEFISTRGGVSLRPGDGVIHSWLNRMLLPDTVGTGGDSHTRFPVGISFPAGSGLVAFAAATGVMPLDMPESVLVRFKGEMQPGVTLRDLVNAIPLYAIKSGLLTVAKAGKKNIFSGRILEIEGLPNLKVEQAFELSDASAERSAAGCTVRLNKEPIIEYLTSNITLLKWMIAEGYQDARTLARRIAKMEEWLANPQLLEPDADAEYAAVIEIDLADIHEPIVACPNDPDDVKTLSDVAGAQIDEVFIGSCMTNIGHFRAAAKLLEGKRDIPTRLWVAPPTKMDASELTKEGHYSTLGGAGARMEMPGCSLCMGNQAQIREGSTAMSTSTRNFPNRLGRNTNVYLGSAELAAICARLGRIPTKEEYMADIGVINANGDKIYRYMNFDQIAEYQEVAATVAA
- a CDS encoding EAL domain-containing protein, producing MTTALSALGALTPLRDLSTLANGQTGSKPGNCLMSRVGACFAGVGVMVIDDHGQLLYCSPECELVCGLAAEKLKGRVLESVFTSTSGEVPNLQPPRGQNVKDLLLKGVFALAGDARQVSMTLSPVRHGRRWLYVACVRDANPAANEQPQLQQLSQALDRSQNAIIICDRESRIQYVNAGFTEMFGHAAKDAAGVTLGELIGGEHTDLQQLAHCSDSRRSSRPHQADLLLYRDDGTPLWVCSSSTPLPDSEGQLNRFVTILNDITEAKTRELLHDRILDALVREQPLHDSMTQICREVERVAPDLIASVVAVDPEHRLRPLAGPSMPQAFSEYIDGVPIGPAVGSCGTAAWRGRPVVVADIATDPLYAPYAEAALSCGLRACWSNPIKSSSNQVMGTLAFYYREPREPAPWHVKLAELCVHLCALAMEREQTKARVHQLAFYDVLTGLPNRMMFNARAEQALATAEHNGEPVAILFVDIDRFKRINETQGHSAGDGLLRDIARRLGECAGSGALVGRQAGDEFVMLVPQCGAEHAAGLSERLLASLGEALVVGNVTVHTSASIGVAMFPDDGRDIDTLLRHADLAMIQAKDEGGGSVRFFSLEMNRLAQERIAMETALREALRRDQLQLHYQPQLASVDHRLYGVEALLRWEHPTMGPVSPARFVPMAEECGLIDEISDWVLRRACQQMADWRARGIMVPRVAVNLSAGYFENPTLPLELQQLLDANGLKPHDLVLEITESVMLSPQARVLQNLDAVQQMGIGLSLDDFGTGYSSLSHLHRLPIDELKLDMSFVRDIEHSDTARTLITSVLRIGENLRKHVVAEGVETEAQHRFLAEQGCEVLQGYLFSKPLPAIRLEEWLKLGRD
- a CDS encoding type II toxin-antitoxin system VapC family toxin, giving the protein MIAVDSPVLIELLSDGPRADAVEACLRQALVSGRVVVCGTTLAEICASLRGGAEVQEALEEMGIHFSPLEAKSALRAGEMHRRHRQRNAGDTRRIDDFMVGAHAMLQCDGLITWNDTFYRDYFKGLKLIVPQA